Proteins found in one Polyangiaceae bacterium genomic segment:
- a CDS encoding chemotaxis response regulator protein-glutamate methylesterase produces MAPTRVLVVDDSALMRKLLTTILAQDPEIEIVGTATDPVAAKRALAQLSPDVMTLDIEMPRMNGIEFLEQLMKHRPMPVVMVSSLTERGSQLTMRALQLGAFDFVTKPKIDIARGTVELAEELVAKVKAAGRSRGRRPVARPKSRPPARPVSLRPQPGSFAQQALIAIGASTGGTEALSKVLSAFPANCPPCIVVQHMPPVFTRHFAERLDRECRVHVREAQDGDVLTPGLVLIAPGGERHMQLTRAGSRLTVQLVAMPPVNHHRPSVDVLFDSVARVAGASTIAAILTGMGADGARGMKKLRDAGAQTVAQDEATSVVFGMPKEAIALGGAAHVAPLSDIAATLLRLAGDTRRRDSLRVSNPPRGAP; encoded by the coding sequence ATGGCCCCCACCCGTGTACTCGTAGTCGACGACTCCGCCTTGATGCGGAAGCTGTTGACCACGATCTTGGCGCAGGATCCCGAGATCGAAATCGTAGGCACGGCTACGGACCCCGTCGCGGCCAAGCGCGCCCTCGCGCAGCTGTCCCCCGACGTGATGACCCTGGACATCGAAATGCCGCGCATGAACGGCATCGAGTTCCTCGAGCAACTGATGAAGCACCGCCCGATGCCGGTGGTCATGGTGTCTTCGCTCACGGAGCGGGGCAGCCAGCTCACCATGCGGGCGCTGCAGCTCGGCGCCTTCGACTTCGTCACCAAGCCCAAGATCGACATCGCTCGCGGCACCGTCGAGCTGGCAGAGGAGCTCGTCGCCAAGGTCAAGGCTGCCGGACGCAGCCGGGGGCGGCGCCCAGTGGCGCGCCCGAAATCCCGGCCGCCGGCGCGTCCCGTCTCTCTCCGACCCCAACCGGGCTCCTTCGCCCAGCAGGCGCTGATCGCGATCGGCGCGTCGACGGGAGGGACGGAAGCGCTCAGCAAGGTGCTCTCGGCTTTTCCCGCGAATTGCCCTCCATGCATCGTGGTGCAGCACATGCCGCCGGTGTTCACCCGGCACTTCGCCGAGCGCCTGGACCGCGAGTGCCGCGTCCACGTGCGAGAGGCTCAGGACGGCGACGTTCTGACGCCGGGCCTGGTTCTGATCGCCCCCGGGGGCGAGCGCCACATGCAGCTCACGCGCGCGGGCTCCCGACTCACCGTGCAGCTGGTGGCCATGCCGCCGGTCAACCACCACCGGCCATCGGTGGACGTGCTGTTCGACTCCGTGGCGCGCGTCGCCGGCGCGAGCACCATCGCCGCGATCCTCACCGGCATGGGCGCCGATGGCGCGCGGGGCATGAAGAAGCTGCGCGACGCCGGAGCCCAGACGGTGGCGCAAGACGAAGCGACGTCCGTGGTGTTCGGCATGCCCAAGGAGGCCATCGCCCTGGGCGGAGCCGCGCACGTCGCACCGCTTTCGGACATTGCGGCGACGCTCCTGCGCTTGGCCGGAGACACCCGCCGGCGCGATTCGCTTCGAGTCTCCAATCCACCGCGAGGGGCCCCATGA
- a CDS encoding purine-binding chemotaxis protein CheW: MDLVNETPVLDAAAAQYLSFSLAEGEYAVKILHVREIRGIGPITPLPNAPHHLKGVMNLRGAIVPVVDLKVALGLPESDYDKFTVIIVLSVGGRTMDFVVDSVCDVVSLESTDIENTSEIGNGVDDALIDGIARAQERFIILLDVERIAAVDVAA; encoded by the coding sequence ATGGATCTCGTGAACGAAACCCCTGTGCTCGATGCAGCAGCCGCCCAGTACTTGAGCTTCTCCTTGGCGGAGGGCGAGTACGCCGTGAAGATCCTCCACGTACGAGAAATCCGGGGCATCGGTCCCATCACGCCGCTGCCCAACGCTCCACACCATCTCAAGGGCGTGATGAACCTGCGGGGAGCGATCGTCCCCGTGGTGGATCTCAAAGTCGCGCTTGGCCTGCCAGAGTCCGACTACGACAAGTTCACCGTAATCATTGTCTTGTCCGTCGGCGGCCGCACCATGGACTTCGTGGTGGATAGCGTTTGCGACGTCGTGTCGCTGGAATCCACGGACATCGAGAACACCTCCGAGATCGGCAACGGCGTGGACGATGCCCTGATCGACGGGATCGCTCGCGCTCAGGAGCGGTTCATCATCCTGCTGGACGTGGAGCGCATCGCAGCGGTGGACGTGGCTGCCTGA
- a CDS encoding carbohydrate porin, which translates to MQHYLHNRLLLSTLMPLVGLAAPRMARAQSIPPLRQSMPPKREDGYLEGSYLTATWGGARSWLEEHGVDIQGSYTADAFARVAGGPDTDRPYSYLGSSDASVDVDTGALGAWQGGTLELRFKELHGEGVTEEHLGGLQPVSNLEADRYVTLAEYWYRQELGVLALKVGRQEANVDFAASDYAGTLLNASFGVFPTLELSTYPDWALGAAAFATPVEPLTLQVGVFDGEPDGKKPLGGTRVFSADTERLYVGELQLHSEPIFAGLPGTLRLGGFRHGESYGGYAILDHEVWDSVGVFLQLGVAPQDQNETWLYSGAGIAVTGLLPSRGDDVLSLGVARVQVSPEVRDAETVVELDYEALVTGFFSVKPSLQYIDNPGGQRQIPSALVTGLRAVITL; encoded by the coding sequence GTGCAGCACTATCTCCACAATCGCCTGCTGCTTTCGACCTTGATGCCCTTGGTGGGCCTGGCCGCGCCCCGCATGGCCCGGGCGCAGTCGATTCCGCCGCTCAGGCAGTCCATGCCCCCAAAGCGGGAGGACGGCTATCTGGAGGGCTCCTACCTCACCGCCACCTGGGGTGGGGCGCGCTCGTGGCTGGAGGAGCATGGGGTCGACATTCAGGGCAGCTACACGGCGGACGCCTTCGCCCGGGTCGCTGGCGGGCCGGACACGGATCGACCGTACTCCTACCTGGGGAGCAGCGATGCTTCTGTGGACGTCGACACTGGCGCGTTGGGCGCGTGGCAGGGCGGGACGCTCGAGCTGCGCTTCAAAGAGCTGCACGGCGAAGGCGTTACGGAAGAGCACCTGGGGGGCCTCCAACCCGTGAGCAATCTGGAAGCCGACCGCTACGTCACCTTGGCGGAGTACTGGTATCGGCAAGAGCTCGGAGTGCTGGCGTTGAAGGTGGGGCGACAGGAGGCGAACGTCGACTTTGCCGCCAGCGACTACGCCGGAACCCTGCTCAACGCCTCCTTCGGCGTGTTTCCCACGCTGGAGCTGTCGACCTACCCGGACTGGGCCCTGGGAGCGGCCGCCTTCGCGACCCCCGTCGAGCCGCTCACGCTGCAGGTGGGCGTGTTCGATGGTGAACCGGACGGGAAGAAGCCGCTGGGCGGCACGCGAGTGTTCAGTGCCGACACCGAGCGCCTCTACGTGGGCGAGCTCCAGCTGCACTCCGAACCCATCTTCGCGGGGCTCCCGGGAACGCTGCGGCTCGGCGGATTCCGCCATGGCGAGAGCTATGGCGGTTACGCCATCTTGGACCATGAGGTCTGGGATTCCGTGGGCGTGTTCTTGCAGCTGGGCGTTGCGCCCCAGGACCAAAATGAGACGTGGCTCTATTCGGGCGCGGGCATCGCCGTCACGGGGCTCTTGCCGAGTCGCGGGGACGACGTGCTGTCCCTGGGGGTCGCGCGGGTCCAGGTGTCCCCGGAGGTTCGGGACGCCGAGACGGTCGTCGAGCTCGACTACGAAGCGTTGGTGACGGGCTTCTTCAGCGTGAAGCCGTCGCTGCAGTACATCGACAACCCCGGCGGGCAGCGGCAGATACCATCAGCGCTGGTGACCGGCCTGCGCGCGGTGATTACACTCTAG
- a CDS encoding MCP four helix bundle domain-containing protein, whose protein sequence is MKWIIDMRTTGKISIAFGGIFVMLLAIAWVALSAADKANNSLELTFERDMKGTADIYEAVTLRLRAARAFRDAMGESHDATRAQYTREYEDNLAAIPTALDKVEKRLVHEKSKEQLRSARKAISDWAVVAREAIELGRKDPKRAEGLVDKCNQLAPAIDQPLAAIIKDKLELADASHEAAQASYVHSRNIVWGTIAFVALIVAGVFWFCRYLFVARVDKILAVIKRMKQGDLTERVDFDHGDELGQMATALNGSLDSLQSTLFDVQDVCNQVAAASQQLRAASEQISNGAQEQASSLEETAASLEEISATVNQNSGNAQRASKLAGDASDVAERGGQVVEGAVAAMGEITKASTKIADIITTIDEIAFQTNLLALNAAVEAARAGEQGRGFGVVAAEVRTLAQRTASAAKEIRGLIVDASTKVEAGTERVNQSGSTLQEIVRAVKQVTDMVGEIAAASSEQSTGIAQVNTAVGQVDQVTQSNAAQTEEVSATAESLAEKAAHLDRLVAAFELGKRRQRAAAQRAPAPKRHRPPPLPKKAKKNADVMVGDAPMFSIPPGPPNGKSNGFQSSDGYLEF, encoded by the coding sequence ATGAAGTGGATCATCGACATGCGCACCACGGGGAAGATTTCCATCGCCTTCGGCGGAATCTTCGTCATGCTCTTGGCCATCGCTTGGGTGGCGCTCTCTGCGGCCGACAAGGCCAACAATAGCCTGGAGCTCACCTTCGAGCGGGACATGAAAGGCACCGCGGACATCTACGAGGCCGTGACGTTGCGGCTACGCGCGGCGCGCGCGTTTCGCGACGCGATGGGCGAGAGCCACGACGCCACGCGAGCGCAGTACACGAGGGAGTACGAGGACAACCTGGCGGCGATTCCCACGGCTCTCGACAAGGTGGAAAAGCGCCTGGTGCACGAGAAGAGCAAGGAGCAGCTTCGGAGCGCCCGCAAGGCCATCTCCGATTGGGCCGTCGTGGCGCGTGAGGCCATCGAGCTAGGCCGCAAGGATCCAAAGCGTGCCGAGGGGCTGGTGGACAAGTGCAACCAGCTCGCTCCCGCCATCGACCAGCCGCTGGCGGCCATCATCAAGGACAAGCTCGAGCTGGCGGACGCTTCCCACGAGGCGGCGCAGGCGAGCTACGTCCACAGCCGGAACATCGTGTGGGGCACGATCGCCTTCGTGGCGCTGATCGTGGCCGGGGTGTTCTGGTTCTGCCGCTATCTGTTCGTCGCGCGCGTCGACAAGATCCTCGCCGTGATCAAGCGCATGAAGCAGGGCGACCTCACCGAGCGCGTCGATTTCGACCACGGGGACGAGCTCGGCCAGATGGCCACGGCCCTGAACGGCTCCCTCGACTCCCTGCAGTCGACGCTGTTCGACGTCCAAGACGTCTGCAATCAGGTCGCCGCGGCCTCACAGCAGCTCCGCGCCGCCTCGGAGCAGATCTCGAACGGCGCGCAGGAGCAAGCCTCCAGCCTGGAAGAGACCGCCGCCAGCTTGGAGGAGATCAGCGCCACGGTGAACCAGAACTCCGGCAACGCGCAACGCGCCTCCAAGCTCGCCGGTGACGCCAGTGACGTCGCCGAGCGCGGCGGGCAGGTGGTGGAGGGCGCCGTCGCCGCCATGGGCGAGATCACCAAGGCGTCCACCAAGATCGCGGACATCATCACCACCATCGACGAGATCGCGTTCCAGACCAACCTGTTGGCGCTGAACGCGGCCGTGGAAGCGGCCCGAGCCGGCGAGCAGGGCCGCGGCTTCGGTGTGGTGGCAGCGGAGGTCCGCACCCTCGCGCAACGCACGGCGTCCGCCGCCAAGGAGATCCGCGGTCTCATCGTGGACGCCTCCACCAAGGTGGAAGCCGGCACCGAGCGCGTGAATCAGTCCGGTTCCACGCTGCAGGAGATCGTGCGCGCCGTGAAGCAGGTCACCGACATGGTGGGCGAGATCGCGGCAGCCTCCAGCGAGCAGAGCACGGGCATCGCCCAGGTGAACACTGCCGTGGGCCAGGTGGACCAGGTCACCCAATCGAACGCCGCTCAGACCGAAGAGGTCTCCGCGACGGCGGAATCCTTGGCGGAGAAGGCCGCCCACCTGGATCGGCTGGTGGCAGCCTTCGAGCTCGGCAAACGGCGACAGCGCGCCGCGGCGCAGCGAGCGCCCGCACCCAAGCGCCATCGCCCGCCCCCGCTGCCGAAGAAGGCGAAGAAGAACGCCGACGTGATGGTGGGCGACGCCCCCATGTTCTCCATCCCGCCCGGGCCCCCGAACGGCAAGAGCAACGGCTTCCAATCGAGCGACGGCTACTTGGAGTTCTGA
- a CDS encoding SUMF1/EgtB/PvdO family nonheme iron enzyme gives MTWSGLGALALFVLGATALAEGPEAKARHVDPCSQAPKGMACIPGGSFLRGTDKGFKATRPQASVWLDTFYMDVTEVTVEAFDACVAEKKCKPARTVYEDFSRPRQPKVGVSWFDAVAFCEARGKHLPTEAEWEKAARGTDGRAYPWGDEKATCERAVIKDKRGRSCGVKKKGMGRDKGRTFVVGTRAANQFGLFDMSGNAWEWVYDWYSNSYARCGEACTKDNPRGPCDGAEKCPGHFERVVRGGSWYWEAQYATTTYRRAHHPHNKPYHHYGFRCAASVAEAKALSSKG, from the coding sequence ATGACATGGAGCGGGCTGGGCGCCCTGGCGCTGTTCGTCCTCGGGGCGACGGCGTTGGCCGAAGGTCCCGAGGCAAAGGCGCGGCATGTGGATCCCTGCTCTCAGGCGCCGAAAGGCATGGCCTGCATCCCCGGAGGCTCGTTCTTGCGGGGCACGGACAAGGGCTTCAAGGCCACGCGGCCGCAGGCCAGCGTGTGGCTCGACACCTTCTACATGGACGTGACGGAGGTCACGGTGGAGGCCTTCGACGCCTGCGTCGCGGAGAAGAAGTGCAAGCCCGCGCGTACGGTGTACGAGGACTTCAGTCGTCCGCGGCAGCCAAAGGTCGGCGTGAGTTGGTTCGATGCCGTGGCCTTTTGCGAGGCGCGCGGCAAACACTTGCCCACCGAGGCGGAGTGGGAGAAGGCCGCGCGGGGCACGGACGGCCGGGCCTACCCCTGGGGTGACGAGAAGGCGACCTGCGAGCGCGCCGTGATCAAGGACAAGCGCGGCCGCAGCTGCGGCGTGAAGAAGAAGGGGATGGGCCGAGACAAGGGCCGCACCTTCGTGGTGGGTACCCGCGCTGCGAATCAGTTTGGCCTGTTCGACATGAGCGGCAACGCCTGGGAGTGGGTCTACGACTGGTACTCCAACAGCTACGCGCGCTGCGGCGAGGCGTGCACGAAGGACAATCCCCGCGGGCCCTGCGATGGCGCGGAGAAGTGCCCGGGTCACTTCGAGCGCGTGGTGCGCGGGGGCTCTTGGTACTGGGAGGCCCAGTACGCGACCACCACGTATCGCCGGGCGCACCACCCGCACAACAAGCCGTACCACCACTACGGCTTCCGCTGCGCCGCGAGCGTGGCGGAGGCGAAGGCGCTCAGCTCGAAAGGCTGA
- a CDS encoding serine/threonine protein phosphatase, with product MAGRTIAIGDIHGELMQLRTVMSKLPKLDRDDTIVFLGDYIDRGPHSKQVVEYVRYLPKMISAKVVALRGNHEDAWLYVRRKGWPEFVRPPIHGCLAAYRSFINAPVPEQLQEPIDAERAAFESGRFFPTRIVRWMEQLPYWYEDQHAIYVHAGLPKGSDGRFLHPSELPNPPVQVLWLRDEDFFRNYRGKRVVFGHTRTDLLPPELSNFTPDDPKDLWAYENVVGIDTGCGRGGFLTAVELPSMRVYESRG from the coding sequence GTGGCGGGACGGACGATTGCGATTGGAGACATTCACGGCGAGCTGATGCAGCTCCGCACGGTGATGTCCAAGCTGCCCAAGCTGGATCGCGACGACACCATCGTATTTCTGGGCGACTACATCGACCGCGGTCCCCACAGCAAACAGGTGGTGGAGTACGTCCGCTACCTACCCAAGATGATCTCGGCGAAGGTGGTGGCACTTCGTGGCAACCACGAGGACGCCTGGCTCTACGTGCGACGAAAGGGCTGGCCGGAGTTCGTGCGGCCTCCGATCCACGGCTGCCTGGCGGCGTATCGCTCGTTCATCAATGCCCCGGTGCCCGAGCAGCTCCAGGAGCCCATCGACGCAGAGCGTGCCGCGTTCGAGAGCGGGCGATTCTTCCCGACGCGCATCGTGCGCTGGATGGAGCAGCTGCCCTACTGGTACGAGGATCAGCACGCCATCTACGTACACGCAGGCCTGCCCAAAGGTTCGGACGGACGCTTCTTGCATCCGAGCGAGCTTCCGAACCCGCCGGTGCAGGTCTTGTGGCTCCGGGACGAGGACTTCTTTCGTAACTATCGTGGCAAGCGCGTGGTGTTCGGTCACACGCGCACGGATCTGTTGCCGCCGGAGCTCTCCAATTTCACACCGGACGATCCGAAGGATCTTTGGGCCTACGAGAACGTGGTGGGCATCGACACGGGCTGCGGGCGCGGTGGGTTCTTGACGGCGGTGGAGCTGCCGAGCATGCGGGTGTACGAATCGCGGGGCTGA